A DNA window from Roseovarius sp. Pro17 contains the following coding sequences:
- a CDS encoding shikimate dehydrogenase: MSEHKIPLAGVIGTPIAHSRSPQIHRHWLKVRGLAGHYIPMNVASEDLETVLRALPKAGFVGVNVTIPHKERVLEIADLVTDRATLIGAANTLIFRKDGKIHADNTDGYGFIKNLQSAPCDWTATAGPAAVLGAGGASRAVIAALLEAGVPELLLSNRTRVRADALAQEFGKRVRVFDWVQAGNMLEYAATVVNTTSQGMIGNPPLRVPLDGLQKGAVVTDIVYAPLKTRLLEVAEEMGCHTVDGLGMLLHQAVPGFERWFGERPEVDSATRAAALR, translated from the coding sequence ATGAGTGAGCATAAAATCCCCCTCGCCGGCGTGATCGGCACGCCGATCGCCCATTCTCGCTCGCCCCAGATCCATCGTCACTGGTTAAAGGTGCGCGGTCTGGCTGGGCATTATATTCCGATGAATGTCGCGTCCGAGGATCTCGAAACGGTCTTGCGTGCCTTGCCCAAGGCCGGATTTGTCGGGGTGAATGTCACGATTCCGCACAAGGAACGAGTGCTGGAAATCGCCGATCTGGTTACGGATCGCGCAACCCTGATCGGTGCCGCGAATACGCTGATTTTCCGCAAGGATGGCAAGATTCATGCCGATAATACAGATGGTTACGGATTCATCAAAAATTTGCAAAGCGCACCCTGCGACTGGACTGCCACCGCCGGCCCCGCTGCGGTTCTTGGCGCGGGCGGTGCATCGCGGGCGGTGATCGCAGCACTACTGGAGGCGGGTGTGCCAGAGTTGCTTCTGTCGAATCGCACGCGGGTGCGCGCAGACGCGCTGGCGCAGGAATTCGGCAAGCGGGTGCGGGTCTTTGACTGGGTGCAGGCGGGCAATATGCTGGAGTATGCGGCGACGGTTGTGAACACCACGTCGCAGGGTATGATCGGCAACCCGCCTCTGCGTGTGCCCCTGGACGGGCTGCAAAAGGGCGCGGTCGTCACCGATATCGTCTATGCCCCACTCAAGACAAGGCTGCTGGAAGTGGCCGAAGAGATGGGTTGTCATACTGTCGACGGTCTTGGAATGTTGCTGCATCAGGCTGTGCCAGGTTTCGAGCGCTGGTTTGGCGAGCGTCCCGAGGTCGATAGCGCCACCCGCGCCGCTGCCCTCAGATGA
- a CDS encoding Smr/MutS family protein, producing MSRRRLRPDELDLWRQVARTAEPLNPAQPRPKPAPAGKPTLERPEPSRPEPIQPFALGQKSARGGPAHDVLPGLTDRMQAQPIAMDRKAHGKLKRGKLAPEARIDLHGMTVDRAHSALSGFILRAHGQGKRLVLVITGKGRRSDADGPIPVRQGVLRHNVPHWLSIPPLSGFVMQVTTAHNRHGGGGAYYVYLRRPR from the coding sequence ATGAGCCGACGACGCCTGCGACCTGATGAGCTGGACCTGTGGCGGCAGGTTGCCCGCACCGCTGAGCCACTGAACCCAGCGCAACCACGCCCCAAGCCTGCGCCCGCCGGTAAGCCCACTCTGGAACGCCCGGAGCCCAGCAGGCCCGAGCCTATTCAGCCCTTCGCGCTGGGGCAGAAATCGGCGCGTGGCGGTCCCGCCCATGACGTGCTGCCCGGTCTCACCGACCGTATGCAGGCCCAGCCCATCGCGATGGATCGCAAGGCCCACGGCAAACTCAAGCGCGGCAAGCTGGCCCCCGAGGCCCGTATCGACCTGCACGGCATGACGGTGGACCGCGCGCATAGCGCGCTCAGCGGCTTCATCCTGCGCGCGCATGGTCAGGGCAAGCGTCTGGTGCTGGTCATCACCGGCAAGGGGCGGCGCAGTGACGCAGATGGCCCGATCCCGGTGCGCCAAGGCGTTCTGCGCCACAATGTGCCTCATTGGCTCAGCATTCCACCACTTTCAGGCTTTGTGATGCAGGTGACGACCGCGCATAACCGCCACGGCGGTGGTGGCGCGTATTACGTTTATCTAAGGCGCCCGCGGTAG
- the secB gene encoding protein-export chaperone SecB codes for MAEQENGADSGEQQPQIKMQVLTQFVRDLSFENILAQRGAGGEVHPDVTVNVNLDAKKRSAEHQYEVIAKLRINSKNKETEDDLFLLELEYAGVFHVENVPEDQLHPFLMIECPRIMFPFFRRIVSDVTRDGGFPPLNMENIDFVAIYRNEIARRQADQEQQPSGTA; via the coding sequence ATGGCCGAGCAGGAAAACGGCGCCGATAGCGGCGAGCAGCAACCCCAGATAAAAATGCAGGTTCTCACGCAGTTCGTGCGCGACCTGTCGTTTGAAAACATCCTCGCCCAGCGTGGCGCGGGCGGCGAGGTCCATCCCGATGTAACGGTCAACGTCAATTTGGATGCGAAAAAGCGCAGCGCCGAGCATCAGTATGAAGTGATTGCCAAGCTGCGCATCAACTCGAAAAACAAGGAAACAGAGGATGATCTGTTCCTGCTGGAACTGGAATACGCCGGTGTCTTTCACGTCGAGAACGTACCCGAGGATCAGCTGCATCCCTTCCTGATGATCGAATGCCCGCGCATCATGTTCCCGTTCTTTCGCCGGATCGTGTCAGATGTCACCCGCGACGGGGGCTTTCCGCCGCTGAACATGGAGAACATCGATTTCGTCGCGATCTACCGCAACGAGATTGCCCGCCGTCAGGCGGACCAGGAGCAGCAGCCCAGCGGCACCGCCTAA
- a CDS encoding MFS transporter has product MNTFRFLRDNARWLSAGVLLTFLSSFGQTFFISIFAGEIREVFNLSHGAWGGIYSLGTTASAIVMVWAGGLTDIFRVRALGAIVLAMLALACIAMALNPVWWLLPIVIFALRFAGQGMSNHIAVVAMARWFIAARGKALSVAKLGFSLGEAVLPILFVALMLVMDWHLLWLIAAAIALLGAPALLLLLRRERTPQSLGQSDQSLGMEARQWTRNQTFRHWLFWFMFPALLGPAAFNTAFFFLQVHIAEVKSMTHVELVAMFPFYTAVSIGAMVLSGWALDKIGTARLIPFMQLPLVVAFVLFAVAQDSWGMLAGFLFLGLNTGMNSTLPSAFWAEFYGTRHIGSIKAMAAAVMVLGSAIGPGICGVAIDLGVGIEAQFLWIALFFVASTALIFVGINRAKWLLPRAP; this is encoded by the coding sequence ATGAATACCTTTCGCTTCCTGCGCGACAACGCCCGCTGGCTGTCCGCCGGCGTCTTGCTGACGTTTCTCAGCAGCTTTGGGCAAACCTTCTTCATCTCGATCTTTGCAGGTGAAATCCGCGAGGTGTTCAACCTCAGCCATGGGGCGTGGGGCGGGATCTATTCGCTGGGCACAACTGCGTCGGCCATCGTCATGGTGTGGGCAGGTGGCCTGACGGATATCTTTCGCGTCCGGGCCTTGGGCGCGATTGTCCTTGCCATGCTGGCGCTGGCTTGCATCGCAATGGCGCTTAATCCTGTCTGGTGGCTCTTACCCATCGTCATCTTTGCGCTGCGGTTCGCTGGTCAGGGGATGAGTAATCATATCGCCGTCGTCGCAATGGCGCGCTGGTTCATCGCCGCACGGGGCAAGGCATTGTCGGTGGCAAAGCTGGGCTTTTCTTTGGGCGAGGCAGTGCTGCCGATCCTGTTCGTCGCGCTGATGCTAGTGATGGATTGGCATCTGCTGTGGCTGATCGCGGCAGCGATCGCGCTGCTGGGCGCGCCGGCGCTGCTCTTGCTGCTGCGGCGGGAACGCACACCACAAAGCCTTGGGCAATCGGATCAAAGCCTCGGGATGGAGGCGCGGCAATGGACCCGCAACCAGACGTTTCGTCACTGGCTGTTCTGGTTCATGTTTCCAGCGCTGCTGGGGCCGGCGGCCTTTAACACAGCCTTCTTTTTCCTTCAGGTGCATATCGCAGAAGTGAAGTCGATGACCCATGTCGAGTTGGTTGCGATGTTCCCCTTCTACACCGCCGTCAGTATCGGCGCGATGGTACTCAGCGGCTGGGCGCTGGACAAGATCGGCACCGCACGCCTGATTCCCTTCATGCAACTGCCATTGGTCGTAGCCTTCGTCCTTTTCGCCGTCGCGCAGGATAGCTGGGGGATGCTGGCGGGCTTCTTATTTCTGGGGCTCAATACCGGCATGAACAGCACGCTGCCCTCCGCGTTCTGGGCGGAATTCTACGGCACGCGCCATATCGGCTCGATCAAGGCGATGGCGGCGGCGGTCATGGTGCTGGGGTCAGCCATCGGGCCGGGCATCTGCGGCGTAGCGATTGATCTGGGCGTCGGAATCGAGGCTCAGTTCCTGTGGATCGCGCTTTTCTTTGTGGCCTCTACTGCGCTGATCTTTGTCGGCATCAACCGGGCAAAATGGCTGCTACCGCGGGCGCCTTAG
- a CDS encoding murein transglycosylase A — MIKAAIAAITLAVPWIGTAAAGEARYDILNFADLQGWGEDDHAAALRVFNDTCPDMDDVDWRALCALAQQKPGARDFFELFFRPVLITEGRPALFTGYFEPELNGALRRSGRYRYPLYREPPESKAIDPWLDRRDIQTGDTMKNRGLEIAWVDDPVELFFLQIQGSGRIRLTDGRTIRVGYGGSNGHEYRSIGAELVRRGIYNIHQVSAEVIKNWVRRNPEDGAELLLHNPSYVFFRRIDDLKPESGPRGAMNRSITTGRSVAIDPEFVPLGAPVWVEKDGVDPVHRLMIAQDTGSAIKGAQRADLFMGTGDEAGRVAGRMRDPGRMLVLMPIQRAYALAPDAI, encoded by the coding sequence ATGATCAAGGCGGCAATTGCCGCGATCACGCTGGCGGTGCCGTGGATCGGTACCGCAGCCGCTGGCGAGGCCCGCTATGATATCCTCAACTTCGCCGATCTTCAGGGTTGGGGAGAGGACGATCACGCCGCCGCGCTGCGTGTCTTTAACGATACATGCCCCGATATGGATGACGTCGATTGGCGCGCTCTTTGTGCGCTGGCCCAGCAAAAGCCGGGCGCGCGCGACTTCTTTGAGCTGTTCTTTCGCCCGGTTCTAATTACCGAAGGCCGGCCCGCGCTATTCACCGGCTATTTCGAGCCTGAGTTGAACGGTGCGCTGCGCCGTAGCGGGCGCTATCGTTACCCTCTCTACCGCGAGCCACCGGAATCGAAGGCAATTGATCCTTGGCTCGACCGGCGCGATATCCAGACCGGTGATACCATGAAAAACCGTGGGCTGGAGATTGCCTGGGTCGACGATCCGGTCGAGCTGTTTTTCCTGCAGATTCAAGGATCTGGCCGTATTCGCCTGACCGATGGGCGCACGATCCGCGTCGGCTATGGCGGTTCTAACGGGCATGAATACCGCTCAATCGGGGCCGAATTGGTGCGCCGCGGAATCTACAATATCCATCAGGTGTCTGCCGAGGTCATCAAGAATTGGGTGCGCCGCAATCCCGAGGACGGGGCCGAACTGCTGCTGCACAATCCGTCCTATGTCTTTTTCCGACGGATTGACGATCTAAAGCCCGAGAGCGGCCCGCGCGGTGCGATGAACCGCTCCATCACGACAGGAAGGTCGGTCGCGATTGACCCCGAGTTCGTCCCGCTGGGCGCGCCTGTTTGGGTCGAAAAGGACGGCGTCGATCCGGTGCATCGGTTGATGATCGCGCAGGATACCGGTTCGGCGATCAAGGGCGCCCAGCGTGCCGACCTTTTCATGGGCACCGGCGATGAGGCGGGCCGCGTCGCCGGGCGCATGCGCGATCCGGGCCGGATGCTGGTGCTGATGCCAATCCAGCGCGCTTATGCGCTGGCACCGGACGCGATCTGA
- the dnaQ gene encoding DNA polymerase III subunit epsilon, translated as MREIVLDTETTGFEPEQGDRIVEIGGVELLNHMPTGRTYHQYIDPKRAMPEDAFKVHGLGDDFLRGKPVFAEIADAFLEFIGDAKLVIHNAAFDMKFLNAELRWLNKAQLPWEQAIDTLAIARKKFPGSPASLDALCRRFNIDNGARTLHGALLDSEILAEVYLELIGGRQPGLILGQTQSQTGGAETQGAWRPSPRPAPLPARLTDDEAAAHEAFVKTLGDAPLWRRMS; from the coding sequence ATGCGTGAGATCGTTTTAGATACCGAAACCACCGGATTTGAACCTGAACAAGGCGACCGGATTGTCGAGATCGGCGGTGTCGAGCTGCTCAATCACATGCCGACGGGCCGCACATATCATCAATATATCGATCCTAAACGCGCCATGCCCGAAGATGCCTTCAAGGTGCATGGTCTGGGCGACGATTTCCTGCGTGGCAAGCCGGTCTTTGCCGAAATTGCCGACGCCTTTCTGGAATTTATCGGCGACGCCAAGCTGGTGATTCACAATGCCGCCTTCGACATGAAATTCCTCAACGCCGAGCTGCGTTGGCTGAATAAGGCGCAGCTCCCGTGGGAGCAGGCCATTGATACGCTGGCCATCGCGCGCAAGAAATTTCCCGGCTCGCCTGCGTCCCTGGATGCGTTGTGTCGTCGGTTCAATATCGACAATGGCGCGCGCACGCTACACGGCGCGCTGCTGGACTCGGAAATTCTGGCCGAAGTCTATCTGGAATTGATCGGCGGTCGTCAGCCCGGACTGATCTTGGGTCAAACTCAGAGCCAAACAGGCGGTGCAGAGACGCAAGGCGCGTGGCGCCCCTCCCCGCGTCCTGCACCCCTGCCCGCGCGGCTGACCGATGACGAGGCTGCCGCGCATGAGGCGTTCGTGAAGACGCTGGGCGATGCGCCGCTATGGCGCAGGATGTCTTAG
- a CDS encoding Tim44/TimA family putative adaptor protein, giving the protein MNSPILQLLVLAGIAVFLILRLRSVLGTRDGHEPSREVQGPTTQRPHNLEVIEGGPDRDITDHVPEDSESAAALAEMKRAEPSFGVGDFLSGARGAYEMILMAFERGEMDKVKDFLSPDVYASFCEVVAIREEKGLTIEAEFIGIRDMTLSNASFEDGAAEITVKFVGELVSVVRDKDGDVIEGEPGKAKRQKDIWTFERIMGADDPNWRLVATGE; this is encoded by the coding sequence ATGAACTCGCCCATTCTGCAGCTTTTGGTGCTGGCAGGCATCGCTGTTTTCCTGATTTTGCGGCTGAGAAGCGTGCTGGGCACGCGTGACGGTCATGAACCGTCGCGCGAGGTGCAGGGCCCCACGACTCAACGCCCCCATAATCTGGAGGTGATTGAGGGCGGTCCTGACCGCGATATCACCGATCACGTTCCCGAAGACAGCGAATCAGCCGCTGCATTGGCCGAGATGAAGCGCGCTGAGCCTTCTTTTGGTGTCGGTGATTTCCTGAGCGGCGCGCGCGGCGCCTATGAGATGATCCTGATGGCGTTCGAGCGCGGTGAGATGGACAAGGTCAAAGATTTCCTGTCCCCCGACGTCTATGCATCCTTCTGCGAGGTCGTGGCTATTCGCGAGGAAAAGGGCCTGACCATCGAGGCCGAGTTCATTGGCATCCGCGATATGACCCTGTCCAACGCCAGCTTTGAGGACGGCGCCGCCGAGATAACCGTCAAGTTCGTGGGCGAACTGGTGTCAGTCGTGCGCGACAAGGACGGCGACGTGATCGAGGGCGAGCCGGGCAAGGCCAAGCGCCAGAAAGATATCTGGACGTTTGAGCGGATAATGGGCGCTGACGATCCCAATTGGCGGCTCGTCGCGACAGGCGAATGA
- a CDS encoding FxsA family protein: MWLLIAFMIIPIVEIGLFIQVGGLIGLWPTLAIVILTAILGTWLVRTQGALALNELRGSFSQQGDPTEALAHGAMILIAGVLLVTPGFFTDALGFALLTPPFRRAAFAYLRKRVKVQSFGTTAGPQRTHDATTIEGEFVEVPPAGEPRDPSGWTRD; this comes from the coding sequence ATGTGGCTACTCATTGCATTCATGATCATCCCGATTGTCGAAATCGGCCTTTTTATTCAGGTCGGCGGGCTGATCGGGCTGTGGCCGACGCTGGCCATCGTGATTCTGACCGCGATCCTCGGCACATGGCTAGTGCGCACCCAAGGCGCGCTGGCGCTAAATGAATTGCGCGGCTCGTTCTCGCAGCAAGGCGATCCGACAGAGGCGTTGGCCCACGGCGCGATGATTCTGATCGCAGGCGTTCTACTGGTGACACCGGGTTTTTTCACTGATGCGCTGGGGTTCGCCCTGCTGACACCGCCGTTTCGGCGGGCCGCGTTCGCCTATCTGCGCAAGCGGGTTAAGGTCCAAAGCTTTGGCACCACTGCCGGCCCGCAGCGCACGCATGATGCTACGACAATCGAGGGCGAATTTGTCGAGGTGCCGCCAGCGGGCGAGCCGCGCGATCCGTCGGGATGGACCAGGGATTGA
- the coaE gene encoding dephospho-CoA kinase (Dephospho-CoA kinase (CoaE) performs the final step in coenzyme A biosynthesis.): MTFVLGLTGSIGMGKSTTAQMFADLGCAVWDADAAVHRLYAPGGAAVRPIAAEFPDAIEDGGVSRAALKRIIAADETALARIETIVHPLVAADRRTFLARTETDIAVLDIPLLFENGYDAAMDATVCVTAPSDIQRARVLERRTMSEAQLDAIIAKQMPDAEKRARATWIITTDTLEHARTQVQAVVDAIRKDATHA; encoded by the coding sequence ATGACCTTTGTTCTGGGCCTCACTGGCTCCATCGGGATGGGTAAATCGACGACTGCCCAAATGTTCGCGGATCTCGGCTGCGCCGTTTGGGATGCGGATGCTGCGGTGCATCGCCTCTATGCACCGGGCGGTGCTGCTGTAAGGCCAATTGCAGCGGAATTCCCAGACGCGATCGAGGATGGTGGCGTTTCGCGGGCGGCGCTCAAACGGATTATCGCTGCGGATGAAACCGCCTTAGCCCGGATCGAGACCATCGTTCATCCACTGGTCGCTGCGGACCGACGGACGTTTTTAGCCAGAACAGAGACTGATATCGCGGTTCTGGACATCCCACTACTCTTTGAGAACGGGTATGACGCGGCGATGGACGCAACGGTTTGCGTCACTGCCCCATCAGACATTCAGCGTGCGCGTGTTTTGGAGCGCCGGACGATGAGCGAGGCGCAGTTGGATGCCATTATCGCCAAGCAGATGCCGGACGCGGAAAAGCGCGCCCGTGCGACGTGGATCATCACGACCGACACGCTTGAACATGCCCGCACGCAGGTGCAGGCTGTGGTCGACGCCATCAGGAAAGACGCCACCCATGCGTGA